From Humibacter ginsenosidimutans, a single genomic window includes:
- the hemL gene encoding glutamate-1-semialdehyde 2,1-aminomutase, with product MAEVSGSSPRVAPERAESAEGPAAESTNDAAFDRARQVIPGGVNSPVRAFRSVGGTPRFLVSARGPYVTDVEGREYVDLVASWGPAILGHAHPEVVAAVQDAASRGLSFGASTPAETELAELVVDRLAVTPGAGHLRGASLVTTRLIDELRLVSTGTEATMTAIRLARGATGRDLVIKFSGLYHGHSDGLLADAGSGLATLALPASAGVPAPIAGQTIVLPYNDRAAVEAAFAEHGEQIAAIITEAAPANMGVVTPRPGFNAFLAETAHAHGALLILDEVLTGFRVGPAGFWALDAFAIREEDDGSRHLVSPTYLPDLVTYGKVIGGGMPLAALGGRRELMEKLAPVGPVYQAGTLSGNPVAVAAGLATLRLADANVYHRLDVVAEAISDAVDDALTASGVPHFISRAGNLFSIQFRETPALDYAGVQAQDAFRYGPFFHAMLEQGVSLPPSVFEAWFVTAAHDDTAVNRVLDALPVAAHAAAAARP from the coding sequence ATGGCTGAAGTGAGCGGTTCGAGCCCCAGGGTGGCTCCTGAGCGAGCGGAGTCCGCCGAGGGGCCCGCAGCGGAGAGCACCAACGACGCGGCCTTCGACCGTGCGCGGCAGGTCATCCCCGGCGGTGTGAACTCGCCGGTGCGGGCGTTCCGCTCGGTCGGCGGCACGCCGCGGTTCCTCGTCTCCGCTCGGGGACCGTACGTGACCGACGTCGAGGGTCGCGAGTACGTCGACCTGGTGGCGTCATGGGGGCCCGCGATTCTCGGGCACGCGCACCCCGAGGTCGTCGCCGCCGTGCAGGATGCCGCCTCCCGCGGCCTCAGCTTCGGGGCATCCACCCCTGCCGAGACGGAGCTCGCCGAGCTCGTCGTCGACCGCCTCGCCGTGACGCCGGGTGCGGGACACCTCAGGGGTGCATCGCTCGTCACGACTCGTCTCATCGACGAGCTGCGCCTCGTCTCGACGGGCACCGAAGCGACGATGACGGCCATCCGCCTCGCACGCGGCGCGACAGGACGCGACCTGGTCATCAAGTTCTCCGGCCTTTACCACGGCCACTCCGACGGGCTGCTCGCCGATGCCGGCAGCGGCCTCGCCACCCTCGCCCTGCCCGCCTCTGCCGGTGTTCCCGCACCGATCGCGGGCCAGACGATCGTGCTGCCGTACAACGACCGCGCCGCCGTCGAGGCGGCATTCGCCGAGCACGGCGAGCAGATCGCGGCGATCATCACGGAGGCCGCGCCCGCCAACATGGGCGTCGTGACCCCTCGGCCGGGATTCAACGCGTTCCTGGCCGAGACGGCGCACGCGCACGGCGCACTGCTCATCCTCGACGAGGTGCTCACCGGATTCCGCGTCGGCCCCGCCGGGTTCTGGGCGCTCGACGCCTTCGCCATCCGCGAGGAGGACGACGGCTCCCGCCATCTCGTGTCCCCGACCTACCTGCCCGACCTCGTCACGTACGGCAAGGTCATCGGAGGCGGGATGCCGCTGGCCGCGCTGGGCGGTCGCCGCGAGCTCATGGAGAAACTGGCGCCCGTCGGCCCCGTGTACCAGGCGGGCACGCTCTCCGGCAATCCGGTCGCGGTGGCGGCGGGCCTTGCCACGCTGCGACTGGCCGACGCGAACGTCTACCACCGGTTGGATGTCGTCGCCGAGGCGATCTCCGACGCGGTCGACGACGCGCTCACGGCATCCGGCGTGCCGCACTTCATCTCACGGGCGGGCAACCTGTTCAGCATCCAGTTCCGCGAGACGCCCGCGCTCGACTACGCGGGCGTGCAGGCTCAGGATGCCTTCCGCTACGGCCCGTTCTTCCACGCGATGCTCGAGCAGGGCGTCTCGTTGCCCCCCAGCGTCTTCGAGGCCTGGTTCGTCACGGCGGCGCACGACGACACGGCCGTGAACCGCGTGCTGGATGCCCTGCCGGTGGCCGCGCACGCCGCCGCGGCCGCGCGCCCCTGA
- the mmsB gene encoding multiple monosaccharide ABC transporter permease, with translation MSKFTDGMRTLTGGRGISQYSMIIALVVIILVFEWLTAGLTLDPTNVINMVQQYSYILILAIGMVMLIIAGHIDLSVGSVAAFVGIVVAQSMAVWHLPAGVAMLLGLVTGAVVGAWQGFWVAYVRVPAFIVTLAGQLIFRGLNQVFGNSTAVPTPASYNWIGNGFLPDFGPDFGYSNPTLILGAIVLIAIIWAEVHARRKRVRMGASPKPMWVSVVKVVLLGGVTIFATYLFATGRVGTSFPVVGIIAGILILLYSFLTSSTVFGRHIYAVGGNASAALLSGVKSRRVNFLLMMNMSVLAAVAGMVFVGNAQASGPFDGTGWELDAIAAVFVGGAAIFGGVGTVAGSIIGGLVMAFLSNGLSLLGLDASWVSVIRGLVLLLAVAFDVYNKTQGRPSITGMLINGVRRMFGKPRRASTITEEGIEAQPQGLDKPVGEKVDQLPLS, from the coding sequence ATGAGCAAGTTCACCGACGGCATGCGCACCCTCACCGGAGGGCGCGGCATCAGCCAGTACAGCATGATCATCGCGCTCGTCGTGATCATCCTCGTGTTCGAATGGCTCACGGCCGGACTGACGCTCGACCCCACGAACGTCATCAACATGGTGCAGCAGTACTCCTACATCCTGATCCTGGCGATCGGGATGGTCATGCTCATCATCGCGGGCCACATCGACCTCTCGGTCGGCTCGGTCGCCGCCTTCGTGGGCATCGTGGTCGCGCAGTCGATGGCCGTATGGCACCTTCCCGCAGGCGTCGCCATGCTGCTCGGTCTCGTCACCGGTGCCGTCGTCGGCGCCTGGCAGGGCTTCTGGGTCGCCTACGTGCGCGTCCCCGCCTTCATCGTGACGCTGGCCGGCCAGCTCATCTTCCGCGGCCTCAACCAGGTGTTCGGCAACTCGACCGCCGTGCCCACCCCGGCGTCGTACAACTGGATCGGCAACGGCTTCCTGCCCGACTTCGGACCGGACTTCGGCTACAGCAACCCCACGCTCATCCTCGGCGCCATCGTGCTCATCGCCATCATCTGGGCCGAGGTGCACGCCCGCCGCAAGCGCGTGCGCATGGGCGCCTCCCCCAAGCCGATGTGGGTCAGCGTGGTCAAGGTCGTGCTGCTGGGCGGCGTGACGATCTTCGCGACCTATCTGTTCGCGACCGGTCGGGTCGGAACGAGCTTCCCCGTGGTCGGCATCATCGCGGGCATCCTCATCCTGCTCTACAGCTTCCTCACCAGCAGCACCGTGTTCGGCCGTCACATCTACGCGGTCGGCGGCAATGCCAGCGCCGCCCTGCTCTCCGGCGTGAAGTCCCGCCGCGTCAACTTCCTGCTGATGATGAACATGTCGGTCCTGGCCGCGGTCGCCGGCATGGTCTTCGTGGGCAACGCGCAGGCATCCGGTCCGTTCGACGGCACCGGATGGGAGCTGGATGCCATCGCCGCCGTCTTCGTCGGTGGTGCCGCGATCTTCGGTGGCGTCGGCACCGTCGCAGGCTCCATCATCGGTGGTCTGGTGATGGCGTTCCTCTCCAACGGCCTCTCACTGCTCGGACTCGACGCCTCGTGGGTGTCGGTCATCCGCGGTCTCGTGCTGCTGCTCGCCGTCGCGTTCGACGTCTACAACAAGACGCAGGGCCGCCCGTCGATCACCGGCATGCTCATCAACGGCGTGCGCCGCATGTTCGGCAAGCCCCGCCGCGCGAGCACGATCACCGAAGAGGGCATCGAGGCGCAGCCGCAGGGCCTCGACAAGCCCGTCGGCGAGAAGGTCGACCAGCTTCCGCTGTCCTAG
- a CDS encoding substrate-binding domain-containing protein, producing the protein MRKKLLIGLTAVALTGVALTGCSSRADTGASDTAIKKGDTVGVALPAKTSQNWVLAKASFQKALTAAGFKADVQYAAANNTVSDQQQQIQSMITKGDKVIIIAAQDGSQLGTQAAQAKKAGDTVIAWDRNLLNTKNVDYYVAFNNYKVGQLQARALLDGMKAKKASGPYNIEIFAGANTDANATVFYNGAMSVLKPLIDKGELKVPSGQTSFQQVQTDNWDPKNSQTRMSNIITKTYSNGTKLDGVLSPNDTLGRSIITAVQSAGLPVPIVTGQDSETASIPLIMNGTQYSTIYKNTDEEAKAAVALITDLANGKKKPSGVDYNDKTNAGNGSKTVPYKALTPILVTKENAVEAYSNNPTLEALAKAGSK; encoded by the coding sequence ATGCGCAAGAAACTGCTCATCGGTCTCACCGCTGTGGCGCTCACGGGCGTCGCACTGACGGGATGCTCGTCTCGCGCCGACACCGGCGCGAGCGACACCGCGATCAAGAAGGGCGACACCGTCGGCGTCGCGCTCCCCGCGAAGACCTCGCAGAACTGGGTGCTCGCGAAGGCCTCGTTCCAGAAGGCGCTCACGGCCGCCGGCTTCAAGGCCGACGTGCAGTACGCCGCCGCGAACAACACGGTCAGCGACCAGCAGCAGCAGATCCAGTCGATGATCACCAAGGGCGACAAGGTCATCATCATCGCGGCGCAGGACGGCAGCCAGCTCGGCACTCAGGCCGCTCAGGCCAAGAAGGCCGGTGACACCGTCATCGCCTGGGACCGCAACCTGCTCAACACGAAGAACGTCGACTACTACGTGGCGTTCAACAACTACAAGGTCGGCCAGCTGCAGGCCCGGGCGCTGCTCGACGGCATGAAGGCCAAGAAGGCCAGCGGCCCGTACAACATCGAGATCTTCGCCGGTGCGAACACGGACGCCAACGCCACCGTCTTCTACAACGGTGCGATGAGCGTGCTCAAGCCGCTGATCGACAAGGGTGAGCTGAAGGTGCCGTCCGGGCAGACCTCCTTCCAGCAGGTGCAGACGGACAACTGGGACCCGAAGAACTCCCAGACCCGTATGTCGAACATCATCACCAAGACCTACTCGAACGGCACGAAGCTCGACGGCGTGCTGTCCCCGAACGACACGCTCGGCCGCTCGATCATCACGGCCGTGCAGTCGGCAGGTCTGCCGGTGCCGATCGTGACCGGTCAGGACTCGGAGACCGCGTCCATTCCGCTCATCATGAACGGCACGCAGTACTCGACGATCTACAAGAACACCGACGAGGAGGCGAAGGCGGCGGTCGCGCTGATCACCGACCTGGCCAACGGCAAGAAGAAGCCGTCTGGCGTCGACTACAACGACAAGACCAACGCGGGCAACGGTTCGAAGACGGTGCCCTACAAGGCGCTGACGCCGATCCTGGTCACCAAGGAGAACGCCGTCGAGGCCTACTCCAACAACCCGACCCTCGAGGCGCTCGCCAAGGCGGGCTCCAAGTAA